From the Butyrivibrio fibrisolvens genome, one window contains:
- a CDS encoding transposase: MYLDAYVKVPEVKGKITFRTKGNTTYVEFEYDRVYSTEKQYTDVKRKTIGKLADEDKRIMRPNENFIKFFPDTELPEERDRSSRSCGLRIGTWVVIRKIVNEYKLTEILGRYLPWKDVGLFLDLVAYSIIEEDNRAQHYPAYAYSHPLFSEGMRIYSDSKVSEFLNTMDADTSVMFQNDWNAERNHRERIYFSYDSTSKICEAGDLRIVEVGHSKENVETDIFNYAIAYDTKNREPLFYEIYPGSINDMSQFQCTVEKAKGYGYKKIGFVLDRGYFSKDNIYQLEDSGYSFVMMLKGKADLVQKWVLENKGSFETSRSCNIPAYQVYGKTIEKKLFGTDKKPRYIHLYHSSSLEADERTGVEKKINQLTAFLNSHINQFRDFGPGMETYFELHYDENAKKTGKKDKDTADSSARKFVFFEEKMPVIELELKLCGYFVIVTSEKMTAKEALEIYKGRDASEKLFLSDKTFLGNHCLRIGSDESATSKIFIEFVALIIRNRMYNYLKDEMKEMATKPNYMTVPAAIRELDKIEMSRQLDGVYRFDHAITAKQKTILKAFGLTDANVKYRAQEISKMLEMAD; the protein is encoded by the coding sequence ATGTATCTGGATGCTTATGTGAAGGTGCCTGAGGTAAAGGGAAAGATAACTTTCAGGACGAAAGGCAACACAACATATGTCGAGTTTGAGTATGACAGAGTCTATAGCACTGAGAAGCAGTATACAGATGTAAAGCGAAAAACGATAGGAAAGCTTGCTGATGAAGATAAGCGTATAATGCGGCCAAATGAAAACTTCATCAAGTTTTTCCCTGACACTGAGCTCCCAGAAGAAAGGGACAGATCATCAAGGAGCTGTGGGCTACGGATCGGTACATGGGTTGTTATCAGGAAGATAGTTAATGAATATAAGCTCACTGAGATCCTAGGGAGATATCTTCCGTGGAAGGATGTGGGGCTGTTTCTTGATCTTGTGGCATACTCAATTATTGAGGAAGATAACCGTGCCCAGCATTATCCTGCGTATGCCTATAGTCACCCTCTCTTTTCTGAAGGTATGAGGATATATAGTGATTCAAAAGTCAGCGAGTTCCTCAATACTATGGATGCAGATACCAGTGTCATGTTCCAGAATGACTGGAATGCGGAAAGGAATCACCGGGAGAGGATATATTTTTCATACGATTCAACATCTAAGATATGTGAAGCTGGAGACCTCAGGATAGTAGAAGTCGGTCATTCAAAGGAAAATGTAGAGACGGATATTTTTAACTACGCAATTGCCTATGACACAAAGAACCGGGAGCCACTTTTTTACGAAATATACCCCGGCAGTATCAATGATATGTCACAGTTCCAGTGCACTGTGGAAAAGGCTAAGGGCTATGGATATAAGAAGATAGGATTTGTTCTTGATAGAGGATATTTTAGTAAGGATAACATCTATCAGCTTGAAGATAGCGGATACAGTTTTGTCATGATGCTTAAAGGCAAGGCTGATCTTGTACAGAAATGGGTGCTAGAGAATAAGGGATCATTTGAAACGAGCAGATCGTGTAATATACCTGCTTATCAGGTCTATGGGAAGACCATTGAGAAGAAACTATTTGGGACAGATAAAAAGCCAAGATACATACATCTGTATCACAGTTCATCGTTGGAAGCAGATGAACGTACCGGCGTAGAGAAGAAGATAAATCAGCTTACGGCTTTTCTTAACAGTCATATAAATCAGTTCAGGGATTTTGGACCTGGAATGGAAACATACTTTGAACTGCACTATGACGAGAATGCAAAGAAGACTGGAAAGAAAGATAAGGACACAGCAGATAGTTCAGCAAGGAAGTTTGTGTTTTTTGAAGAAAAGATGCCTGTTATAGAGCTGGAACTTAAGCTTTGCGGATATTTTGTTATTGTCACATCAGAAAAGATGACAGCAAAGGAAGCGCTGGAAATCTATAAAGGGAGGGATGCATCCGAGAAACTGTTTTTATCAGACAAGACTTTCCTTGGCAATCACTGCTTAAGGATTGGTTCTGATGAATCAGCCACATCTAAGATCTTCATCGAGTTTGTTGCGCTGATAATAAGAAACCGTATGTACAACTATCTCAAGGATGAGATGAAGGAAATGGCTACCAAGCCTAATTACATGACAGTTCCTGCTGCAATAAGAGAGCTGGATAAAATCGAAATGTCCCGTCAGCTTGATGGGGTATACAGATTTGACCATGCAATAACAGCGAAGCAAAAGACAATACTCAAGGCATTTGGACTTACTGATGCAAATGTAAAATACAGGGCGCAGGAAATAAGCAAGATGCTTGAGATGGCAGATTGA
- a CDS encoding UvrD-helicase domain-containing protein has product MGIAKIHAGNLLTIDDDERFVEYIEIFPEELQEALMDLYAGEKKFDVVYNELKDNEIQDENKIDISQSLLQKDTKRRFYVTQSMEELEYLMENESFDKWTIFLHPSQEKYASIHVNGPMLVEGGPGTGKTVLGIHRAAFLSENVYKAQDNKKILFCTYSKKLARYISDNIDKLFTQRGITNNVDVVGVDAFIAQQLGHNTLAVSMEKFNELAKFIYSTQRWKYSFDFYMYEYFQIIERYGIVSLEQYLKADRTGMGVGLNENNRKAVWEFFRRLYEEQRKRGIATFVNRAEKLLYLIDKNEISPTYDAVIIDEAQDLEPCKLRAVISCVKSGSDSVMILADDNQRIFNLRSWKSDVGINIVGRTHYLYLNYRTTKEISDYATAVLFKGEEKNEYMKSYKSIVKGNDPVVQGYKDEARERDAVVATIAGLIQRGTEPNQICVVFPNTNELSKFESVLDKHNVDHMFLKDDVIPQDSNGVCLCNVYGIKGLEFRVVIIFAAEKYGNWITNKYENIGDPEAKKKYLKQADCARFVAATRARDELYVTYTEG; this is encoded by the coding sequence TTGGGTATAGCAAAAATACATGCAGGTAATTTATTAACAATAGATGATGATGAGCGCTTTGTTGAATATATTGAGATTTTTCCTGAAGAACTGCAAGAAGCATTGATGGATTTGTATGCTGGGGAAAAGAAATTTGATGTTGTTTATAATGAGTTGAAAGATAATGAAATTCAAGATGAAAATAAAATTGATATAAGTCAAAGTTTGCTTCAAAAAGATACTAAAAGAAGATTCTATGTTACTCAAAGCATGGAAGAATTAGAGTATTTGATGGAAAATGAATCATTTGATAAATGGACTATTTTTCTGCATCCATCTCAGGAAAAGTATGCCAGTATTCATGTTAATGGTCCTATGCTTGTTGAGGGCGGACCTGGAACAGGAAAAACCGTATTGGGAATTCATAGAGCTGCTTTTCTGTCGGAGAATGTCTATAAAGCGCAAGATAACAAGAAGATATTATTCTGTACTTATAGTAAGAAGCTTGCGAGATATATTTCAGATAACATAGATAAATTATTTACGCAGAGAGGAATAACAAATAATGTTGATGTTGTAGGTGTAGACGCTTTTATAGCACAACAGCTTGGACACAATACTCTTGCTGTTTCGATGGAGAAGTTCAATGAGCTAGCTAAGTTTATATATAGCACACAAAGATGGAAGTATTCATTTGATTTTTACATGTATGAGTACTTTCAGATTATTGAACGTTATGGAATTGTTTCGCTGGAACAGTATCTTAAAGCAGATAGAACAGGAATGGGTGTTGGATTAAACGAAAACAATAGAAAGGCTGTATGGGAATTTTTTAGGAGACTTTATGAAGAACAGAGGAAAAGGGGAATAGCTACATTTGTAAATAGAGCAGAGAAGTTGTTGTACCTAATAGATAAGAATGAAATATCCCCAACTTATGATGCAGTTATTATTGATGAAGCACAGGATTTGGAACCGTGCAAATTAAGAGCTGTTATTTCCTGTGTAAAATCAGGCTCTGATTCTGTAATGATATTGGCTGACGATAACCAAAGAATATTTAATTTGCGTTCTTGGAAAAGTGATGTTGGAATTAACATTGTTGGTAGAACGCACTATTTATATTTGAACTATCGTACCACCAAAGAAATAAGTGATTACGCTACTGCAGTTTTATTTAAAGGCGAAGAGAAAAATGAGTATATGAAGAGTTACAAGTCAATAGTAAAAGGAAATGACCCTGTTGTTCAGGGATATAAGGATGAGGCCAGGGAAAGAGATGCTGTTGTTGCAACTATTGCAGGGCTTATACAACGAGGAACAGAACCTAACCAAATCTGTGTGGTATTTCCGAATACTAATGAGTTAAGTAAATTTGAGAGTGTTTTAGATAAGCATAATGTTGATCATATGTTTTTGAAAGATGATGTTATACCTCAAGATTCTAATGGGGTTTGTCTATGCAATGTTTATGGAATAAAAGGTTTGGAATTCCGTGTTGTAATTATATTTGCAGCAGAAAAATATGGCAACTGGATAACTAATAAGTATGAGAATATTGGTGATCCAGAAGCAAAGAAGAAATATTTAAAACAGGCTGACTGTGCTAGATTTGTTGCTGCGACAAGAGCTAGAGATGAATTATAC